A region of the Oncorhynchus clarkii lewisi isolate Uvic-CL-2024 chromosome 29, UVic_Ocla_1.0, whole genome shotgun sequence genome:
tttttggctgagtttatatatacacTAACTGGTCacaagtttttctttattttttattattttctacattgtagaataatagtgaagacatcaaaactttgaaataacacatatggaatcatggaggaaccaaaaaagtgttaaacaaatcaaaacatatttgagattcttcaaagtagccaccatttgccttgatgacagctttgcacactcttggcattctctcaaccagcttcatggggtagtcacctggggCTGGATTCACAAAACATTACTACCGAAAAAACGTAAGAAGTTTCTTAATAAGGAAAAAAATAAGAAGTTCATAAGATAGTTCGTAAACGCAATTCCTCAAAATGTTCTTAGGAATTCGTGGTTCTCTTAGGAACTTCGTAAATATCTTCTTATGTGCCATTGACATTCTATGTGTCATTTGAGACACATATGTGTCATTATGTGTCATTTGAGATTCtacaaatagccacccttttccttgggGTCGCCTACCCCTTCGGGGCTGAGCCGtagttgctcctagatgtttccacttcacaataacagcacttacagttgaccggggcagctctagaagggcagaaatttgacgaactgacttgttggacgtTGAAAGTATTggacgttgaaagtcactgagctcttcagtaaggccattctactgctaatgtttgtctatggagattgcatggctgcgtgcttggttttatacacctgttagcaacaggtgtggctgaaataccagaatccactaatttgaaggtgtgtccacatacttttgtatatatagtgaatGTACATGTCCATTGCCTCTGCTTCGATGACGATGGCAGTATTACCAGTTCATGTTAATCAGTTCATTATCAGTTCAAGTATCATTAGTTCATGTTAATTCATTAACTTGACATTTTGTACTCGAAAAACCTTATTTGTCCAATGCCCAAGAACCACAAAGTGGTCTTTTTGGCTATTAAAAAATTATTTATTACAGAATTTACTCTACTAATTACCTGACGTTATTGATTTTATAgttcctaaacacacacacacacacacacacacacacacacacacacacgtgcatgtgGATGCACATGGCTTTTTCCTAGTTGTCTCGGGCCGGGATTCAATCCGATTACGGGTTCTAGGCATTTCCACTTCTAAAGGAAAAGTTGCGGCGTTCGCGGACATCCCATTAATCCCAGTAAATCCCAGTAAACGCTGCTTAtatcggctcaatcggaaattgccTTTAAAAGCCACAATGCCTGTAACCCGCGATCGGATTGAATCCCGGCATCACTAGTTTCACTGTTTTCGCTCTCGCTGTCCCCActttttctgcctctctctctcacttgttcTTGCCGTTTTTCTCGCCCTCcacctgctctccctctccctctctcatgagtatatgtgtgtgtgtgtgtgtgtgtgtgtgtgtgtgtgtgtgtgttatttagtATCTCCATTAGTCTCAGGTGTTGAAGGAATTGAAGTCATTTCCATAAGCAGCTGACTCCCTGTAGTTAGTCTGATGGTAAAATTAGGGGCTAGGAGATGATAAATCCTCGTGaccttccctccttcctcttcctcttccctccccctctcctctcctgctctcagTTAATTGATTTCATGCATCTTTCAGTGAGTCTCGCTACTCCCTGTAGCGAGACCGATAATCAATcagcagacagtgtgtgtgtgtgtgtgtgtgtgtgtgtgtgtgtgtgtgtgtgtgtgtgtgtgtgtgtgtgtgtgtgtgtatgtgtggacagGCGGACGCAGAGATAAGGAAGCACTTCAGAACTCTGTGTTCCACTAGACTACTATCTGAGTGACATTCCTGTCCGACTTTCTCATTTTGTGTGTAATAATTTGGCGGGTCCCTGTATTTCTATAGGTGTGCATTTTTacgcatgtgtgaattggaaaggTTTTTGCATATtccactctccctgagacaccctcggagattGTGGTCATAGCCAGGGATCTGCCAATATTAATGGCGACACTGGAGAAACTAGGGTTAAGTGTACTTCCTCAAGGGCTCACTTTgacagatctgtgtgtgtgtctaactaaCTCTCTATGTGTGTAGGTACTATTTGTCTGTGGTGTTGCTTTACTATTTCCTGCCGCTGTGCATTATGGGATGTGCCTACCTGGTGGTGGGCTTGTCCCTGTGGGCGGGGACAATCCCTGGAGACTCCACCCACCGCTACCGAGAACAGCTCATCGCCAAACGCAAGGTACACACAcaatcaaccacacacacacacacacacacacacacacacacacacacacacacacacacacacacacacacacacacacacacacacacacacacacacacacacacacacacacacacacacacacacacacacacacacacacaagtaagcATGACACAGCGGGGAACCTATTAATTAAGTAGATATTCTTAGGCAAATTACTAAATtgctttcatctctctctctatttcccactccctttctcgctctctctttatttctccctccctttctctctctctttatttctccctccctttctctctctctctctctctctatttctccctccctttctctctctctctctctctatttctccctccctttctctctctctctctctctctctctctctctctctctctctctctatctctttttctccctctctctctctctttctccctgtctatttctcactccctttctctctctcccgctctatttctccctccctccctccctccctccctccctccctccctccctccctccctccctccctccctccctccctccctccctccctccctccctctctgggtaGTGAAGATGATGACCGCAAGGAACTTCTTAAATGAATATTCTTAGGCAAATCCCTGAATTTCCTTCAACTCTAACCTCCCTCTCAGGTAGTGAAGATGATGATCGTGGTGGTGTGTACGTTTGCGGTGTGCTGGCTGCCGTACCACATCTACTTCCTGCTCCAGCAGTTCCACCCTGACCCCATGCAGCTGTTTGAGTGGCGCTACATCCAGCAGGTCTACCTGGCTGTCATGTGGTTGGCCATGAGCTCCACCATGTACAACCCTATCATCTACTGCTGTCTCAATGACAGGTGGGCTTACCTACATACACAGACCTCCACACACCGTTCTGTGGGTGGCTATGAGCTGTTCCCATTTGTCTTtttgttcctctgtctgtctctatacgtATATGTATCCCTCTCTAGGTTCAGAGCAGGCTTTCAGCAGGTGTTCTGTTGGTGTCCGTGTGTTCCTGCAGGCTCCTACGAGGGACTGGAACTCAAGTCCACCAGCTACCTACaaactcaggtgtgtgtgtgtgtgtgtttcaagtcTGTGTACTTTGTATATGCATGAATGTGTGTATAAACTTTGTCTCCTTTATCTCGGTTTCCAGGTGAGTGTGTACCGAGCCAGCCGGACGGAGACCAGTGTGTCGACGGTTCTGCAGCCCACTGAGGAGGAGTGCTGTGGGGCCGAGCTGCCAGCTAGCGCCCCTATCAGCCAGACAACTCTGGAGCTCACCTCCATGGACTCACAATCAGCCCCAAAcacccccgacagccctgttttTTTGCGGCCGACGCAACATGGATTAGTAGCTCAATAAACGCCTAACTGGACTGGTGTCTGAAACATTTCTGCAGGTATATGTGCATTAGTATGGTGCCAACTAGTTCACCAAGAAGTATTAAACAGGACTAGCGTCGAGAGCGCTTCTGTAGGCAGACGTGGTTTTGGTGGACTACGACCTGCAGTTCTATTATTCTTGTCTAGTATACCTGACCAGGCCAAGTGGGGAGCACATTAAGGATTCTTTCCATCATTCACCACACCGTCCCTGTGTACCCCCTGCCTCACCCCCCCCTGCATTCCAGAACCATAGGGCTGTGTTTGGAACACTCAGACCGCCACGTCCCTCAGCAACAACAGCAGCCACGGGTCTCTCGCTAAGAAAACACTGATgattgtgtgtgcgcgtgcatgtgtgtgtatgtgtgaacagTGTCAGGCAgggtgtgtgcctgcctgcatttgtttcttcatgcaagcgcgtgttgtgtgtgtgtgtgtgtgtgtggatttctGCAAGGTGATGTGTGCTGGTCCAGCACTTGTTGTCAGGGATTGCTGCTCAAAGCCGACAATGTGCGGAGCagtactctgtctgtctggtcagaGCACAGGgcagatacactacatggctaaaagtatgtggacgcctgctcgtcgaacatctcattccaatatcatgggcattaatatggagctgttcccccctttgctgctataatagcctccgctcttctgggaaggctttccactagatgttggaacattgctgtggggacttgcttccagtcagccacaagagcattagtgaggtcgggcactgatgttgggaaatTAGGCCCGGCTCGCAGTCGGCGCTccgattcatcccaaaggtgttcgatggggttgaggtcagggctctgtacatgccagtcaagttcttttcACACCGATCTCAAtcaccatttctgtatggacctcgctttgtgcagggGGGCagtgtcatgctaaaacaggaatgggccttccccaaactgttgccacaaagttggaagcacagaatcatctagaatgtcattgtatgctgtagcgttaagatttcacaTCAcgggaactaaggggcctagtcctaACCATGAATTAAAAAGCCCTGGACCATAATTCCACTGtggatttgtccgtcagactgccagatgcaAGACTCCTAGTCCAGGACCATTTAAGAATggtctttgaatgagtaggtaatGGTCAACGATGTTGAATACCTTGGAAAGGTCTACAAATAGGGGAGCACAATGTTTATGATCTAGGCAATTTAACACATAATCTAAAACAAGCATTAAttgagagtcaggtgaactactgctctgtggtctggggaaatgcaaCAGCAAGTGACATTAGGAGGCTGCAGATTGCACAGAACAACGCtgcaaggattgttttaaggtggagatatggttcttctgttgcagtcatgcgcaatgctcttggttggtcatcaatcaacAAGATAATTGAAAGAAACACgcttattttatttcataatataCACCATTTATAACTGCCAAACTCTATTCACAacagtattcagttggtaagagacagtcCTTCAGtcaatactaggaatagattgtccagacagaaaagagaaatgggcaaaataacatttcgatttagagcagtaaagaaattgaataatttatctgagcaaaccagaaacctttcaatatatagaTTCCAACAATAACATCATTTAAATATAACACATAGGAAACACATAGGAAAGTTGTGCTGGACTGTGGTCGATGAAGAATCAATCTGTCTGTTTAGACTGTTACAGTATTTATCTGGTCAGTATGTCCGTGTATTATGTCTGTTTGTAACAGTGTATTATGTCTGTTTGTAACCGTGAAAATGTGATCGTATTATGAATTGTATTtgaatgtttaaggactcttggaagatcaGTCCAACtgaggactaaaagagatcctaatcAAATCTAAATTAAATCTAAATCTAAAACAAGCATAGTGGCTGAAACAGTGTTGTGTTCCACATCTAAAACCAGACCGGTGCGTATTTA
Encoded here:
- the LOC139388311 gene encoding substance-P receptor-like, with the translated sequence MDLLLNMTDYYPSVNATNGSDLNDTEDYNQFVQPVWQIALWAVAYCSMVCVSMIGNLVVIWIILAHKRMRTVTNYFLVNLAFAEASMSAFNTVINFAYSVHNEWYFGLGYCRFHNFFPIAAVFASIYSMTAIALDRYMAIIHPLRQRLSSTETRVVIGVIWVLALLLAFPQYFYSATEQLPGRTVCYIQWPDYTNNTTMDFKKMYYLSVVLLYYFLPLCIMGCAYLVVGLSLWAGTIPGDSTHRYREQLIAKRKVVKMMIVVVCTFAVCWLPYHIYFLLQQFHPDPMQLFEWRYIQQVYLAVMWLAMSSTMYNPIIYCCLNDRFRAGFQQVFCWCPCVPAGSYEGLELKSTSYLQTQVSVYRASRTETSVSTVLQPTEEECCGAELPASAPISQTTLELTSMDSQSAPNTPDSPVFLRPTQHGLVAQ